Proteins from a single region of Corynebacterium pseudogenitalium:
- a CDS encoding energy-coupling factor transporter transmembrane component T family protein produces the protein MSKLPDPRTIIVALVIVSTTIYSAYSPWFVCALGGFAAVMLASAAINPNTLVRPSWVAVYLATFAVLGGLVFVIPLVWKSTVSAFLVLFLQWMWRFSVSAGMGAYAIGVIRPATLQKALASSRIPTCFTIPISVALRVLPVIGHEVKAISDAMKLRGMSALSLRAAQYFTIPLLSTVVRSGDELASAALVRGLGGTAKPTSVTVVKFRVIDAVILLIVIGFAIWRIVL, from the coding sequence TTGTCTAAACTTCCCGACCCGCGCACGATTATCGTAGCGCTCGTCATCGTCTCCACCACGATCTACAGTGCCTACTCGCCGTGGTTCGTGTGTGCTCTGGGCGGATTCGCCGCCGTGATGCTGGCGAGCGCTGCGATCAACCCCAACACGCTCGTGCGCCCGAGCTGGGTGGCCGTCTACCTGGCCACGTTTGCGGTCCTCGGCGGGCTCGTCTTCGTGATACCACTGGTGTGGAAGTCAACGGTCAGCGCGTTCCTCGTGCTGTTTTTGCAGTGGATGTGGCGATTCAGTGTCAGCGCAGGAATGGGAGCCTACGCGATCGGCGTGATCCGACCCGCCACCTTGCAAAAAGCACTCGCCAGCTCACGAATCCCAACCTGTTTCACGATCCCAATCTCGGTTGCCTTACGTGTGCTGCCTGTGATCGGCCACGAGGTTAAAGCGATCTCAGATGCGATGAAACTACGCGGCATGTCCGCGCTTTCCCTGCGCGCGGCCCAGTACTTCACAATCCCGCTGCTATCGACCGTGGTACGCAGCGGGGACGAACTGGCATCGGCCGCCCTCGTGCGCGGACTGGGCGGAACCGCAAAGCCCACCTCAGTCACGGTCGTGAAATTCCGTGTGATCGACGCAGTCATTCTGCTCATCGTTATCGGTTTCGCGATATGGAGAATCGTCCTATGA
- a CDS encoding MptD family putative ECF transporter S component: protein MSTPTSSRLNTRDFINIGVFTALMFVIVFAFGMLGFIPAAMYAGFLLSILVNGIVFALFTARTPKMGALTIMLIIIEILFFVTGHWVGGIAVAAVFGLLADLVITKGPKSVKVRVPLAYALFILPIYVSPWMPLFMDQDAYMSQIAEQMGAEYAAKMAQVVTIPILLGFFVVMLIVGWLAGLLGTRVARKHFERAGLV, encoded by the coding sequence ATGTCTACGCCTACATCCTCGCGCCTCAACACGCGCGACTTCATCAACATTGGCGTCTTCACCGCCTTGATGTTCGTCATCGTGTTTGCATTCGGAATGCTCGGGTTCATCCCCGCCGCCATGTATGCCGGCTTCTTGCTTTCTATTCTCGTTAACGGCATCGTCTTTGCGCTGTTCACAGCACGCACTCCGAAGATGGGGGCATTGACAATCATGCTGATTATCATCGAAATCCTCTTCTTCGTGACCGGCCACTGGGTAGGGGGAATCGCGGTGGCCGCTGTATTCGGCCTGCTCGCCGACCTAGTCATTACCAAGGGGCCGAAGAGCGTGAAGGTTCGCGTTCCGCTGGCATACGCACTGTTTATTCTGCCGATCTATGTTTCCCCGTGGATGCCGCTATTTATGGACCAAGACGCATATATGTCGCAGATCGCCGAACAAATGGGCGCCGAGTATGCCGCGAAGATGGCGCAGGTTGTCACGATTCCGATTCTGTTGGGCTTCTTCGTTGTGATGCTCATCGTGGGCTGGCTTGCTGGTCTGTTGGGAACCAGGGTGGCGCGTAAGCACTTTGAACGGGCCGGTCTTGTCTAA
- a CDS encoding ABC transporter ATP-binding protein, translating into MNQLLLPRFKRLMEPASWRDLSVGQAWGAVSGLCHGFALLILLPAASALATGMPVWGLSFWGWLIALAVISVAGVGTEFYGMRTGYIGALGFIHDVHHAIGNKVARLPLGVFDSGSSGRLSRMVTQEMMNLGESAAHFIFSLVQKLSAVLVITVGTWFWDWRLGLTLTIAFPIMLAFLHISRVLLDKGKQVSEPAESELAARMVEFATCQGALRSCHVADDYPALDRAFKQADRKSRKALWIETLANLINGMFVQALVVIMIWLTAQLALGGQMNALNAVVTIGMCLRFTTMLQDIGGCMTGLEERRQQMNHVDKVMDAPELSEPDASTPVRAPGDVRFEDVTFSYDPDTPVLHDMSFHVPQGGMCALVGPSGCGKTTIARMVARFWDVQSGSVRVGGVDVREQTTEDLMRQISLVFQDVYLFNDTLEANIRLGNPEATDEEIRWAAELSGVTEIVNRLPDGWNSLAGAGGRALSGGERQRVSIARALVKKAPIVLFDEATSALDAENEANIVAAMNELRKHSTLIVIAHKLETIRQADQIIVLSHDGRIAQRGCHDELVNQPGQYRDFWQERINAAGWQLV; encoded by the coding sequence ATGAATCAACTATTGCTGCCACGCTTTAAGCGTTTGATGGAACCCGCCTCGTGGCGTGACCTCTCGGTCGGTCAAGCGTGGGGTGCGGTCTCAGGACTGTGTCACGGCTTTGCCCTGCTGATTCTGCTTCCCGCAGCAAGTGCCCTAGCGACCGGAATGCCGGTGTGGGGGTTATCGTTTTGGGGCTGGCTCATCGCCTTGGCGGTGATCTCGGTAGCGGGTGTAGGCACCGAGTTTTATGGCATGCGCACCGGCTATATTGGCGCGCTCGGGTTCATTCACGACGTCCACCACGCAATAGGTAACAAAGTAGCCCGCCTACCGTTGGGAGTGTTCGATTCGGGTAGCTCTGGCCGACTGTCGCGCATGGTCACCCAGGAAATGATGAACTTGGGCGAGTCGGCGGCGCACTTCATTTTCTCCCTCGTCCAAAAACTCTCAGCCGTGCTGGTGATCACTGTGGGAACCTGGTTCTGGGATTGGCGGCTGGGACTGACCTTGACGATCGCGTTCCCGATCATGCTCGCCTTCCTCCATATCTCCCGCGTGCTTCTTGATAAAGGTAAGCAGGTTTCCGAACCAGCTGAGTCAGAATTGGCGGCTCGCATGGTCGAATTCGCCACCTGCCAAGGCGCGCTGCGCTCCTGCCATGTCGCCGACGACTACCCGGCCCTTGATCGGGCATTCAAACAGGCTGACCGCAAAAGCCGCAAAGCATTGTGGATCGAAACATTAGCGAACCTGATTAATGGAATGTTCGTCCAAGCCCTCGTCGTGATAATGATCTGGCTGACCGCCCAACTCGCCCTCGGCGGGCAAATGAATGCGCTGAACGCCGTGGTCACAATCGGCATGTGCCTGCGGTTCACCACCATGCTCCAAGACATCGGTGGCTGCATGACCGGGCTGGAAGAACGCCGCCAGCAGATGAACCACGTCGACAAGGTCATGGATGCCCCCGAACTGTCCGAACCCGATGCCTCTACACCAGTGAGGGCACCTGGTGATGTTCGTTTCGAGGACGTCACCTTCAGCTACGATCCGGACACCCCGGTGCTGCACGATATGTCCTTCCATGTCCCGCAAGGCGGCATGTGTGCCCTGGTTGGTCCATCTGGGTGCGGGAAGACGACGATCGCCCGGATGGTTGCACGTTTCTGGGATGTGCAGTCCGGCAGCGTGCGCGTTGGCGGAGTGGACGTGCGCGAGCAGACCACCGAAGATTTGATGCGCCAGATATCTCTGGTCTTCCAAGACGTCTACTTATTCAACGACACTCTCGAAGCCAACATTCGCCTTGGCAATCCCGAAGCTACTGATGAAGAAATCAGGTGGGCCGCTGAGCTGTCGGGCGTGACGGAAATTGTCAACCGCCTCCCAGACGGCTGGAATTCATTGGCGGGTGCTGGCGGGCGTGCACTGTCAGGTGGGGAACGCCAACGAGTGTCCATCGCTCGCGCCTTGGTGAAGAAAGCCCCGATCGTGCTGTTCGATGAGGCCACCAGCGCGTTGGACGCGGAAAATGAAGCCAACATTGTTGCGGCGATGAACGAGCTGCGTAAGCACTCCACACTAATTGTCATCGCCCACAAACTTGAAACCATTCGCCAAGCTGACCAAATCATTGTGCTCTCCCACGATGGGCGTATCGCCCAGCGCGGGTGCCACGACGAGCTGGTCAACCAGCCGGGTCAATACCGCGATTTCTGGCAAGAACGCATCAACGCAGCTGGATGGCAACTCGTCTAA
- a CDS encoding ABC transporter ATP-binding protein: protein MNDSVTDQVVDGEYGSAKEKSVAGQNAIRQLSQPVKGKLFIAQVLAFLSGVLAIAPYVALVELGRELMQDQVDPARVNWIVMLLVSAYMARLTLYFVALGVTHFIDLSLRNQMRRQIAARMSTAPLSWFTREGEGKIRKTIQDDTATVHTVIAHGPIEKLNAIVSPLALLVYAFVVDWRLALLSIATIPIYVGMYGMSMRGMNEKTAQMDTKLAQVSATMAEFVAGISVVKAFGKVGQAHKAYLDAANEFSKFYRAWCMPLVSMSVASFSWVSIPVLLIVNLGGGALMMNAGWVSIYEVITTTLIALVLPGALMAVATIAWSYQLAGSAAVRLVNVMELPALSQPDAPQTPHGHDIEIRGVSYAYDDTQALDEVSLSIPAGTVTALVGPSGAGKSTLASLIARFDDPDAGTITIGGVDLKSISQDLLYSTVAFVLQDAQLIRDTIHNNIALGAPDATLDQVRQAARAAQIDEFIMSLPDGYDTVLGEDTHVSGGQAARIAIARALMVDAPVLVLDEATAMADPESESKIQQALSTLAKGRTVIVIAHRLASIRGADQIVVMERGRIAVVGKHDELLGNAHYQALLAQGACEEMTR from the coding sequence GTGAACGATAGTGTAACGGATCAGGTTGTTGACGGTGAGTATGGGTCCGCGAAGGAAAAATCTGTCGCTGGCCAGAACGCGATCCGTCAGCTATCGCAGCCGGTGAAAGGCAAACTGTTTATCGCGCAGGTTTTGGCTTTTCTCTCAGGCGTGTTGGCTATTGCCCCGTATGTGGCTCTGGTGGAGCTTGGCAGAGAACTTATGCAAGACCAGGTGGACCCGGCGCGGGTGAACTGGATCGTCATGCTCCTCGTCAGCGCATACATGGCCCGGTTGACCTTATATTTTGTTGCATTGGGCGTGACGCATTTTATTGACCTGTCGTTGCGTAATCAGATGCGTCGGCAAATTGCCGCCCGAATGTCGACTGCTCCGCTGTCGTGGTTTACCCGCGAGGGTGAGGGGAAGATCCGCAAGACCATTCAGGATGATACGGCCACGGTGCATACAGTGATCGCGCACGGGCCGATTGAGAAACTGAACGCGATCGTATCCCCGCTCGCCTTGTTGGTGTATGCGTTTGTGGTGGATTGGCGGCTCGCTCTGCTGTCGATTGCGACGATTCCGATTTATGTGGGCATGTATGGCATGTCGATGCGTGGGATGAATGAGAAGACCGCACAAATGGACACCAAGCTCGCTCAGGTTTCGGCAACGATGGCCGAGTTCGTTGCCGGTATCTCAGTGGTGAAAGCATTCGGCAAGGTCGGCCAAGCACATAAAGCCTATTTAGATGCGGCTAACGAGTTTTCTAAGTTCTACCGGGCGTGGTGTATGCCGCTGGTGTCGATGTCGGTCGCCTCATTTTCGTGGGTGTCGATCCCGGTGTTGTTGATCGTGAACCTTGGCGGTGGCGCGTTGATGATGAACGCCGGTTGGGTGAGCATCTACGAGGTGATAACGACGACGTTGATCGCCTTGGTGCTGCCGGGAGCGTTGATGGCAGTCGCAACCATCGCCTGGTCGTACCAGCTCGCAGGGTCTGCGGCAGTGAGGCTGGTGAACGTCATGGAGCTACCAGCGTTGAGTCAGCCCGATGCGCCACAGACACCACACGGTCATGATATCGAGATTCGGGGTGTGTCGTATGCCTATGACGACACCCAGGCATTAGACGAGGTGAGCCTGAGCATTCCGGCAGGCACGGTGACCGCGCTGGTTGGCCCGTCGGGTGCGGGGAAGTCGACGTTGGCGAGTTTAATTGCCCGCTTCGATGACCCGGACGCTGGCACGATCACTATCGGCGGGGTTGATCTAAAGAGCATTTCCCAGGATTTGTTGTATTCGACGGTCGCGTTCGTCTTGCAAGATGCACAGCTTATTCGCGACACCATCCACAACAACATTGCCCTGGGCGCGCCAGACGCAACCTTGGATCAGGTGCGACAGGCGGCGAGAGCCGCGCAGATCGACGAGTTCATCATGAGCCTGCCAGATGGTTACGACACCGTGTTGGGGGAGGACACCCACGTTTCGGGCGGGCAGGCAGCCCGTATCGCGATCGCCCGGGCGCTCATGGTTGATGCCCCAGTGTTGGTGCTGGACGAGGCGACGGCGATGGCGGACCCGGAATCGGAATCGAAAATTCAACAAGCTCTCTCGACTCTTGCCAAAGGCAGAACCGTGATTGTGATCGCCCACCGGTTGGCCTCGATCAGGGGCGCGGATCAGATTGTCGTCATGGAACGCGGGCGCATTGCTGTGGTCGGTAAACACGACGAGCTGTTGGGTAATGCGCACTATCAGGCACTTCTTGCCCAAGGTGCATGTGAGGAGATGACACGATGA